One region of Jonesiaceae bacterium BS-20 genomic DNA includes:
- a CDS encoding transcriptional regulator: MGLMAVPDVFVLGPVALSNDGHDHPVRGAKQQALLAMLVVARGQPLGAEQVIATLWDKRRPRDPAHALQAQISRLRSTLPIEIEFTNGGYRIDPATFRTDATRFERLYEQSRWLLTDGDLSQASECLHEALGLWRGNSFEGMHSIAALQIESVRLTKLRAAALADRIDVDLALGRNTAVVPELHALVEEQPFLERHWGQLMAALYTSGNTHEALETFSRARQTLVEHLGVEPNGELSRLHLQILREEPPEALLRLPTVATARSNPHSSPLDMATLSVTSNSSSTLLTLLGEKRALILTGPAGIGKTHLMRTIAATLENQHQLAPLLTASPLSKTIPLGAFLGTDGSIPKDRLAPAALIDFFTRQRSQAVLLIDNADQLDDTSLFILISLIRTSGLQAVITTRDLNSAPEEIKALYDSGELNHVAVDGLTDADVDELAMHMVGGPLTPDTRPRILEITNGNPLHLREIITGSLREGRLARTVHGWELQGEPTPTPRLAHLVGKRFDGLSDAVIEAATAVAIAGEYPASALEESTRRALARANVLEFTDQEWVRLVHPLDAEIMRSRCSASLWHEISREVLQVLRGRGQERPEARRRAHVLALDLDEEIDTEATVALAEHALGSFDERLALRAAEAVVARTPGSVNGHRIAAQAASVMGMALRADEHFDRARKNAVSGAERTAVALARGRHLGLIQHDATGALKIINEALEEVESPSEVAHLQRARMRWAAVAGQGGELASVPTEASDAATALGMITVGMSGVITGPLKEAQRVLLRLRATPNCVIELVPGGAALIELTEIMALSNTGDVTATRRRLEAIITAVTEHAPETLGMWEYALGFSQLLSGDIARAYEIGQSAAAHLAWRDAAGLLPAARALAAAAAQATGRTTDARKLFDAVPASAVHDPKVVMLRAWADAWQAKTEQRDEDAAQTLVKAAQWLLAAQHNFFAGMLAHCAARIGGARIGRADRGEQLSKAVAVLREAEAVAGGGLLDIFLRHGEAVLVGDHSALDLIARDARELGMTNTATDIWLSLLRTTDDVFLSPAKERHLRSLIGRMRGEVPTMTLWTATPSGLQAI, from the coding sequence ATGGGGTTAATGGCGGTGCCGGACGTATTTGTGCTTGGCCCGGTGGCATTGTCCAATGATGGGCATGACCATCCGGTGCGGGGCGCCAAACAGCAAGCACTGCTGGCGATGCTGGTAGTTGCCCGGGGGCAACCATTAGGCGCAGAGCAGGTCATTGCCACTTTGTGGGATAAGCGTAGGCCCCGAGATCCTGCTCATGCCCTGCAAGCGCAGATCTCACGGCTACGGTCAACACTTCCCATCGAGATCGAATTTACCAACGGTGGATACCGAATCGACCCTGCAACATTTCGGACTGATGCCACAAGATTTGAACGACTCTACGAGCAAAGCCGCTGGCTCCTTACAGATGGTGACCTCTCCCAAGCTTCTGAGTGCTTGCATGAAGCACTTGGACTTTGGCGCGGCAATTCCTTCGAAGGCATGCACTCGATTGCGGCTCTACAGATTGAATCGGTGAGGTTGACCAAACTACGTGCGGCAGCGCTCGCGGATCGGATTGACGTAGATCTTGCGCTCGGACGAAATACAGCGGTTGTGCCCGAACTCCATGCGCTTGTTGAAGAACAGCCGTTTCTTGAACGGCATTGGGGCCAGCTGATGGCGGCCCTGTATACCAGTGGCAACACGCATGAAGCCCTGGAAACTTTCTCCCGGGCCCGTCAAACCTTAGTAGAACATCTCGGTGTTGAGCCAAACGGTGAACTGAGCAGACTGCACCTGCAGATCCTGCGGGAAGAGCCACCTGAGGCACTGCTGCGACTGCCCACAGTGGCAACGGCCCGGAGCAATCCTCACAGCTCCCCACTGGACATGGCTACCTTGTCAGTGACCTCAAATAGCTCAAGTACATTGCTAACGCTCCTCGGAGAAAAGCGGGCACTGATCCTGACCGGCCCCGCTGGTATTGGTAAGACCCACCTCATGCGAACCATCGCCGCTACCTTAGAGAACCAGCATCAACTGGCACCACTACTTACCGCGAGCCCCCTGAGCAAGACCATCCCACTGGGAGCTTTTCTCGGAACGGACGGTTCCATTCCCAAGGACAGACTGGCTCCGGCTGCACTGATCGACTTCTTCACGCGGCAGCGATCCCAAGCCGTGCTGTTAATTGATAACGCAGATCAGCTGGACGACACGTCGCTGTTTATCCTCATCAGCCTGATCCGTACCTCGGGGCTGCAAGCCGTTATCACCACCCGCGACCTGAACAGCGCTCCGGAAGAGATTAAAGCGCTATATGACAGCGGTGAACTCAACCATGTAGCAGTCGATGGGCTGACCGATGCCGACGTGGATGAACTTGCCATGCACATGGTCGGTGGACCGCTGACCCCTGACACTAGGCCTCGTATCCTCGAAATCACCAATGGCAATCCGCTACACCTGCGAGAAATCATCACCGGATCGCTCCGGGAGGGCCGCCTAGCCCGTACCGTCCACGGTTGGGAACTGCAGGGCGAACCCACCCCAACGCCGCGTCTTGCGCATCTGGTTGGTAAGCGCTTTGATGGACTGAGCGATGCGGTGATAGAAGCGGCCACCGCGGTGGCCATTGCCGGCGAGTATCCCGCCAGCGCGCTTGAAGAATCTACTCGACGAGCACTTGCGCGGGCCAACGTCCTGGAGTTCACCGACCAAGAGTGGGTTCGACTTGTCCACCCGCTAGATGCTGAGATTATGCGCTCGCGTTGCTCGGCTAGCTTGTGGCATGAGATTTCCCGTGAAGTATTGCAAGTCCTACGCGGTAGAGGACAGGAACGCCCAGAAGCACGTCGCCGTGCACATGTTCTGGCCCTTGACTTGGATGAGGAGATTGATACCGAAGCTACGGTTGCGCTGGCGGAGCATGCGTTAGGTAGTTTCGATGAACGCCTTGCACTGCGGGCTGCCGAGGCAGTTGTTGCTCGGACTCCTGGATCGGTTAACGGACACCGGATTGCGGCGCAGGCGGCATCGGTAATGGGAATGGCTCTCAGGGCGGATGAACATTTTGACAGGGCTCGTAAGAATGCCGTTAGTGGGGCTGAGCGCACAGCAGTAGCTTTGGCCCGCGGACGTCATCTAGGGCTTATTCAGCACGATGCCACCGGCGCATTGAAGATCATCAATGAAGCGCTTGAAGAAGTTGAAAGCCCCAGCGAGGTTGCGCACCTGCAACGTGCTCGCATGCGCTGGGCCGCAGTTGCGGGCCAAGGTGGGGAGCTGGCAAGCGTGCCCACTGAGGCATCGGATGCTGCGACCGCGCTGGGTATGATCACCGTCGGAATGTCAGGAGTGATCACGGGGCCACTCAAAGAAGCCCAGCGTGTTCTGCTTAGGCTACGTGCTACACCCAATTGTGTGATCGAGCTGGTGCCCGGTGGCGCAGCACTGATCGAGCTCACTGAAATCATGGCCTTGTCTAACACCGGTGACGTGACTGCCACGCGCAGGCGCCTAGAAGCGATTATCACTGCGGTGACCGAACACGCCCCCGAGACTCTTGGGATGTGGGAGTACGCGCTGGGTTTTAGTCAGTTGCTGTCCGGTGACATCGCACGAGCCTACGAGATAGGCCAGTCAGCTGCCGCTCACTTGGCGTGGCGGGATGCTGCCGGTCTGCTCCCTGCGGCAAGGGCCCTAGCAGCTGCGGCAGCCCAAGCAACCGGGCGTACGACCGATGCTCGCAAGCTCTTTGATGCTGTACCCGCATCTGCCGTCCATGATCCCAAGGTTGTCATGCTGCGAGCTTGGGCGGATGCGTGGCAGGCCAAGACCGAACAACGCGACGAGGACGCCGCACAAACGCTCGTCAAAGCTGCGCAGTGGCTACTCGCAGCCCAGCATAATTTCTTTGCGGGAATGCTCGCGCACTGTGCTGCTCGAATCGGGGGTGCACGGATTGGGAGAGCTGACAGAGGTGAGCAGCTTAGTAAAGCAGTTGCGGTGCTGCGCGAGGCCGAGGCGGTTGCTGGCGGCGGATTGTTGGATATTTTCTTACGTCATGGTGAGGCGGTACTCGTTGGGGATCATTCCGCACTGGACCTGATCGCCAGGGATGCTCGTGAGCTCGGTATGACTAATACGGCAACCGATATTTGGCTATCGCTTCTGAGAACTACTGACGATGTCTTCCTTTCGCCTGCGAAGGAGCGGCACTTACGTAGTTTGATCGGTCGCATGCGCGGTGAGGTGCCAACGATGACATTGTGGACGGCGACGCCCAGTGGTCTGCAAGCAATATAA
- a CDS encoding MOSC domain-containing protein, with product MDASPSPAGSLLAICRVHQLLPSVTTWGITAIDKRSVAEPVNVRKLGLFGDVQVDREHHGGYDQAVYAYSQEDADYWGAELGRPITPGLFGENLRTRGIATTDAVIGTRWQIGTAILEVTSPRNPCATFAERMGEPQWVKRFTRAGRVGCYLRVIQTGKAQAGDSIVEEYVPDHGITVGMVFAGLSLAEAKALLAAQESGGLDLAENVMKEIRRTFKRSGLVA from the coding sequence ATGGATGCCTCACCTTCCCCAGCGGGTTCACTGCTCGCTATTTGCCGTGTTCACCAGCTGCTGCCCTCGGTTACCACGTGGGGGATTACCGCAATTGATAAGCGTTCGGTTGCGGAACCGGTGAACGTCCGCAAGTTGGGGCTGTTTGGTGATGTCCAAGTTGATCGGGAACACCATGGTGGGTATGACCAGGCAGTTTACGCGTACTCCCAAGAAGATGCCGACTATTGGGGTGCAGAACTAGGCCGCCCAATTACTCCGGGACTCTTTGGTGAGAACCTGCGTACCCGGGGGATTGCAACGACCGACGCCGTTATTGGCACACGCTGGCAGATAGGCACAGCCATCTTGGAAGTCACCTCGCCACGGAACCCGTGCGCCACCTTTGCTGAGCGGATGGGCGAGCCGCAGTGGGTCAAGAGATTTACCCGGGCCGGTCGAGTGGGCTGCTACCTACGCGTGATTCAAACGGGTAAGGCCCAAGCGGGCGACAGTATTGTTGAAGAGTATGTACCCGATCACGGGATTACCGTGGGGATGGTCTTTGCAGGACTTTCCCTAGCCGAGGCAAAGGCACTCCTGGCAGCGCAAGAATCTGGTGGGCTTGATCTGGCAGAGAATGTGATGAAAGAGATCCGAAGGACCTTCAAACGCAGCGGTCTGGTCGCTTAA
- a CDS encoding MetQ/NlpA family ABC transporter substrate-binding protein — protein MKTLRTLALAGTIALALTACAEPGASKPSDAGSQGSDKTTITYSKSQGPYTELFEEAVKPILEKEGYTLEAKDMSDLLNADIALNDGDVDFNVEQHIAYLEDFNANNDGDLTPISVIPTVPAGIYSDNHASLEEVTEGATIAVPNDASNTARAYLLLEKIGWIELAPDTDFSKVTQDAIVANPHNLKFTELKSLTIPAASKDFDYFVLTGSIVYNAGIDASTALATEDILDHLVLQVVVKEENKDAKWAKAIVDAYHSEEFKAYLKENNDGLWWIPQELA, from the coding sequence ATGAAAACGCTTCGCACTCTTGCACTTGCCGGCACCATTGCCTTGGCGCTGACCGCCTGCGCCGAACCGGGCGCTTCCAAGCCATCCGATGCTGGCTCTCAGGGCTCCGATAAAACCACCATTACCTACTCCAAGTCACAGGGACCTTACACCGAACTCTTTGAAGAGGCGGTTAAGCCCATCTTGGAAAAAGAAGGCTACACCCTCGAGGCCAAGGACATGTCCGACCTACTCAACGCTGACATTGCGCTCAATGACGGGGACGTGGACTTCAATGTGGAGCAGCACATTGCCTACTTGGAGGACTTCAACGCCAATAATGACGGGGACCTCACACCGATCAGCGTGATCCCAACGGTTCCGGCCGGGATCTACTCCGACAACCACGCATCCCTCGAGGAAGTCACCGAGGGCGCCACCATCGCAGTCCCTAACGATGCCTCAAACACGGCCCGCGCCTACCTCCTGCTTGAGAAGATTGGCTGGATCGAGCTGGCTCCGGACACCGACTTTTCCAAGGTCACCCAGGACGCTATTGTTGCCAACCCGCACAACTTGAAGTTCACCGAACTCAAGTCCCTGACCATCCCGGCCGCCAGTAAGGATTTTGACTACTTTGTCCTGACCGGCTCCATTGTTTACAACGCTGGTATCGACGCCTCAACGGCACTCGCCACAGAGGACATTTTGGATCACCTGGTCCTGCAGGTTGTGGTCAAGGAAGAAAACAAAGACGCCAAGTGGGCCAAAGCAATTGTTGACGCCTACCACTCCGAAGAGTTCAAGGCCTACCTCAAGGAAAACAACGACGGCCTGTGGTGGATCCCGCAAGAACTCGCCTAA